In the Variovorax sp. S12S4 genome, one interval contains:
- a CDS encoding patatin-like phospholipase family protein, which translates to MKALRIYAGPAARKHIEANGLRPQDVRTIPGAAGGPKGLILGPLDRFIFGRWLTQSSQPVHLVGASIGAWRLSTACLSDPQKAFERFEHDYVRQQFEVPPGQKRLRPDQLSARFAESLHDFYGGRIGEVLNHSRYKLHVVTSRGRHILGREGRARTPFGYLGAFATNSLHRKSLGAWLERCVFSTPGAALPFGTNDFRTRQHALSEENFNMVLQASCSIPFLLAAVHDIPGAPRGAYWDGGITDYHLHLDYQPADEGIVLYPHFQQAVVPGWLDKGLRWRHKSTGFLDRMVVLAPDADWVRSLPNGKLPDRKDFIRFANDAQARIGAWSRATREAQRLSDEFEAWLSTGRTQDLLPL; encoded by the coding sequence ATGAAGGCACTGCGCATCTATGCCGGCCCCGCGGCCCGCAAGCACATCGAGGCGAACGGCCTGCGCCCGCAGGACGTGCGCACCATTCCCGGCGCCGCGGGCGGCCCCAAGGGGCTGATCCTCGGCCCGCTCGACCGCTTCATCTTCGGGCGCTGGCTTACGCAATCGAGCCAGCCGGTGCACCTGGTGGGCGCATCGATTGGGGCATGGCGGCTTTCGACGGCCTGCCTGTCCGATCCGCAGAAGGCCTTCGAACGCTTTGAGCACGACTACGTGCGCCAGCAGTTCGAAGTGCCGCCGGGACAGAAGCGCCTCCGCCCCGACCAGCTGAGCGCGCGCTTTGCCGAGAGCCTGCACGACTTCTACGGCGGGCGCATCGGCGAGGTGCTCAACCACTCGCGCTACAAGCTCCATGTGGTGACCTCTCGCGGCCGCCACATCCTCGGGCGCGAGGGCAGGGCGCGCACGCCTTTTGGCTACCTGGGCGCCTTTGCCACAAACAGCCTGCACCGCAAGAGCCTGGGCGCATGGCTGGAGCGCTGCGTGTTTTCCACGCCCGGCGCGGCCCTGCCTTTCGGCACCAACGACTTTCGAACGCGGCAGCACGCGCTCAGCGAAGAGAACTTCAACATGGTGCTGCAGGCATCGTGCTCGATTCCGTTCCTGCTTGCCGCGGTCCACGACATTCCGGGCGCGCCGCGCGGCGCTTATTGGGACGGCGGCATCACCGACTATCACCTGCACCTGGACTATCAGCCGGCCGACGAAGGCATCGTGCTGTACCCGCATTTCCAGCAGGCCGTGGTGCCGGGCTGGCTCGACAAGGGCCTGCGCTGGCGACACAAGTCCACCGGCTTCCTCGACCGCATGGTGGTGCTTGCGCCGGACGCCGACTGGGTGCGGTCGCTCCCCAACGGCAAGCTGCCCGACCGCAAGGATTTCATCCGTTTTGCGAACGACGCGCAGGCGCGTATCGGCGCCTGGAGCAGGGCCACGCGCGAGGCCCAGCGGCTGTCGGATGAGTTCGAGGCGTGGCTTTCAACCGGGCGCACGCAGGACCTGCTGCCGCTCTGA
- a CDS encoding tripartite tricarboxylate transporter substrate binding protein encodes MQQAPISRRRFTLAAAAAATIPMPTLAQSAWPNKPIRIIVPYTPGGFTDQMARLVQVGLQARLGQPVLVDNKPGANSLIGVDAIAKAAPDGTTFGVVIAAYAANTTLYPKLPYDPKKDLSGVSLMGVSPLLAAVNVDAPFKTARELIDYARANPGKVSFGSSGNGSAAHLTTELWKSLTQTYMIHIPYRGAVPALTDLMGGQIQLFFDAPTGLINQAKAGKVRLIGVAGDKRLAAAPDVPTFIEQGFAGFTGSTWAGMLAPAGTPRDIIKRMSEEVARVIKSDETRAKLDAMGTIPAGSTPEEFDAFITAETTKWAKVIRTAGVKAE; translated from the coding sequence ATGCAGCAGGCCCCGATTTCACGCCGCCGATTCACCCTTGCCGCCGCAGCGGCCGCAACCATCCCGATGCCGACGCTGGCCCAAAGCGCCTGGCCCAACAAGCCGATCCGCATCATCGTGCCGTACACGCCGGGCGGGTTTACGGACCAGATGGCACGGCTGGTGCAGGTGGGCCTGCAGGCGCGGCTCGGCCAGCCGGTGCTCGTCGACAACAAGCCCGGTGCCAACAGCCTGATCGGCGTCGATGCCATTGCCAAGGCCGCGCCCGACGGCACCACCTTCGGCGTTGTCATTGCGGCCTATGCGGCCAACACCACGCTGTACCCCAAGCTGCCGTATGACCCGAAGAAGGACCTGAGCGGCGTTTCGTTGATGGGCGTGTCGCCGTTGCTGGCGGCGGTCAACGTCGATGCACCTTTCAAGACCGCGCGCGAACTCATCGACTACGCGCGTGCCAACCCGGGCAAGGTGAGCTTCGGTTCATCGGGCAACGGCTCGGCCGCGCACCTGACGACCGAGCTGTGGAAGTCGCTCACGCAGACCTACATGATCCACATCCCGTACCGCGGCGCGGTGCCGGCACTCACGGATTTGATGGGCGGCCAGATCCAGCTGTTCTTCGATGCGCCCACGGGCCTCATCAACCAGGCGAAGGCGGGCAAGGTGCGGCTCATCGGCGTGGCCGGAGACAAGCGCCTGGCCGCCGCTCCCGACGTGCCCACCTTCATCGAGCAGGGCTTTGCAGGCTTCACCGGCAGCACCTGGGCCGGCATGCTGGCGCCCGCGGGCACGCCGCGCGACATCATCAAGCGCATGTCGGAAGAGGTGGCGCGCGTGATCAAGAGCGACGAGACGCGCGCCAAGCTCGATGCCATGGGCACGATTCCGGCGGGCAGCACGCCCGAAGAATTCGACGCCTTCATCACGGCTGAAACCACCAAATGGGCGAAGGTGATCCGCACCGCCGGCGTGAAGGCGGAATAG
- a CDS encoding DUF4150 domain-containing protein, translated as MFANAQMMGMDLAFPDVCKTPPALPIPYPNFALGPTAIPNAWNILYGGTPAHNLATTTPITNGDNAGVLMGVVSQTVMGPSRHITGAFTVLLKGTPCTRMTSLSVQNRCNIVGMRIVPSQFKVLVLAA; from the coding sequence ATGTTTGCCAACGCACAGATGATGGGAATGGACCTCGCATTTCCAGATGTCTGCAAGACGCCGCCGGCGCTGCCCATCCCTTACCCGAACTTCGCGCTCGGGCCTACGGCCATTCCCAATGCCTGGAACATCCTCTACGGCGGCACGCCGGCCCACAACCTGGCCACCACCACGCCCATCACCAACGGCGACAACGCGGGCGTGCTGATGGGCGTTGTGTCGCAGACCGTGATGGGGCCTTCGCGCCACATCACGGGTGCGTTCACCGTGCTGCTCAAGGGCACGCCCTGCACGCGCATGACCAGCCTGTCGGTGCAGAACCGCTGCAACATCGTGGGCATGCGGATCGTGCCGAGCCAGTTCAAGGTGCTGGTGCTGGCGGCCTGA
- a CDS encoding DUF3540 domain-containing protein: MTSTRNTTRTTAGDTIATARHATQGVLDPLMQRASHAARADSGTRTATVISSDGDAWFEVDLDDGQGSLRCRRVASCLLLPAPGDTVLITSTRQGDSFVIAVVVQADPRQATLAVDGDLTLVSRSGGIRARSAGPMALESDTSIAMQSPEWRAQARRAHCEIGEMDYQGARIRFSVLVSRFVGRTCEVVLDRLNLLTRSSFRLTEEMEQVRAGQIDIQAEQTLRLHSKNTLLTSKGLVKVDAEQIHMG; this comes from the coding sequence ATGACCTCCACCCGCAACACCACCCGGACCACCGCCGGCGACACGATTGCCACTGCACGCCATGCAACGCAAGGCGTGCTGGATCCGCTGATGCAGCGCGCTTCGCATGCGGCCCGCGCGGACTCCGGCACGCGAACCGCCACGGTGATCTCCAGCGATGGCGATGCCTGGTTCGAGGTCGACCTCGACGACGGCCAGGGGTCGCTGCGCTGCCGGCGCGTCGCCAGCTGCCTGCTGCTGCCGGCGCCGGGCGATACGGTGCTGATCACCTCGACCCGCCAGGGCGACAGCTTCGTCATCGCGGTGGTCGTCCAGGCCGACCCGCGGCAGGCGACGCTGGCCGTCGACGGCGACCTGACGCTGGTCTCGCGCTCAGGTGGCATTCGCGCGCGCAGCGCCGGCCCGATGGCGCTGGAGTCGGACACCTCGATCGCCATGCAGTCGCCCGAGTGGCGCGCGCAGGCCCGGCGGGCCCATTGCGAGATCGGGGAGATGGACTACCAGGGCGCCCGCATCCGCTTCAGCGTGCTGGTGTCGCGCTTCGTCGGGCGCACCTGCGAGGTGGTGTTGGATCGCCTCAACCTGCTCACCCGCTCGAGCTTCCGCCTGACCGAGGAGATGGAACAGGTGCGTGCCGGCCAGATCGACATTCAGGCAGAGCAGACCTTGCGCCTGCATTCGAAGAACACGCTGCTGACCAGCAAAGGGCTGGTCAAGGTCGATGCCGAGCAGATCCACATGGGTTGA
- a CDS encoding pentapeptide repeat-containing protein, whose amino-acid sequence MNAETLAAQVRNGEPVREKDFSNMDLRGIDLRGGVFSGCSFRGVQADAARLGESLFEKCRFDQAQLPAAELTRAAFHECSLQDAVLDAASMPHSVFSGCKLWGIRLEEAFMDQANFHQSELRNACLDRASLDKAVFSECDLTGASFNAVAFSSTIFFRAALAGTRYAEASFTNAIFSEADLSEQDFSGQQFHLCQFIDAVLTACQFRDARLTQCNFKGADLRNAVLAGAQAMQCLFPEADLRGVDARRGHFQQSIWVDAHLDGADFSQAQLEQGVFHRAHCGQTAFTGSRLDYADFSYASLVQADFRDAAFLRTVFHRADLDGARFSTRLGTLDRDPALYEAEKVALQQPERPSRLDRDIHGRRPKKESP is encoded by the coding sequence GTGAACGCCGAGACACTGGCAGCCCAGGTCCGCAATGGCGAGCCGGTCCGCGAGAAGGACTTCAGCAACATGGACCTGAGAGGCATCGACCTGCGCGGCGGCGTGTTCAGCGGCTGCAGCTTCCGGGGCGTTCAGGCCGATGCCGCGCGCCTGGGCGAATCCCTCTTCGAGAAATGCCGCTTCGACCAGGCGCAGTTGCCGGCGGCGGAGCTGACGCGCGCCGCCTTCCACGAGTGTAGCCTGCAGGATGCGGTGCTGGATGCGGCCTCCATGCCGCATTCGGTGTTCAGCGGCTGCAAGCTGTGGGGCATTCGGCTGGAAGAGGCCTTCATGGACCAGGCGAACTTCCATCAAAGCGAGCTGCGCAACGCCTGCCTGGACCGTGCCAGCCTCGACAAAGCCGTGTTCTCCGAGTGCGACTTGACGGGCGCGTCCTTCAATGCGGTGGCCTTCTCGTCAACCATCTTCTTTCGCGCAGCGCTGGCGGGCACGCGCTACGCCGAAGCCAGCTTCACGAACGCGATTTTCAGCGAGGCGGATCTTTCGGAGCAGGACTTCTCCGGGCAGCAGTTCCACCTCTGCCAGTTCATCGATGCGGTGCTGACGGCGTGCCAATTCCGCGATGCGCGCCTCACGCAGTGCAACTTCAAGGGGGCCGACCTGCGCAATGCGGTGCTGGCAGGGGCGCAGGCCATGCAGTGCCTGTTTCCCGAGGCCGACCTGCGCGGCGTCGATGCGCGGCGCGGCCATTTCCAGCAGAGCATCTGGGTCGACGCCCATCTCGACGGCGCAGACTTCTCGCAGGCGCAGCTCGAGCAAGGCGTGTTCCATCGCGCGCACTGCGGGCAGACCGCATTCACCGGCAGCCGCCTGGACTACGCCGATTTTTCCTACGCCTCGCTGGTGCAGGCCGACTTCCGCGATGCCGCTTTCCTGCGCACCGTGTTTCATCGCGCCGACCTGGACGGCGCCAGGTTCAGTACCCGCCTGGGTACGCTGGACCGGGACCCTGCGCTGTACGAAGCCGAGAAGGTGGCGCTGCAGCAACCCGAGCGCCCATCTCGCCTGGACCGCGACATCCATGGCCGCCGCCCCAAGAAAGAAAGCCCATGA
- a CDS encoding DUF2169 family type VI secretion system accessory protein yields the protein MKTIKPLRLSILTRPFLRAQSQRLALTVIGMHTLGEGGVLLPETELWKTVSAELGNQSAIDLGIPKLRPEFLVSGQAYTCHQQDKTRCAVDLRVGTLRRQFLVSGDRYWLDGRATEPQSFDTMRLDWRHAFGGPGFAANPAGIGYAPEMINGLLVQRLPNVERPGDGVDRPDRRPAPACPGAMDVDLPERLKLLGTDYGDQWRETLYPGFARDMDWQFFNAAAPEQRWNDELSIPAAAPYEIWNMHPEHAVLRGRLPDLRARGFVARKSARPLALEEVQLRLTTAWFFPHMAQVMLIFHGETLIAEDDAADITHVMPAMEAADSPPRPLSHYEKVFENRCNLEKGAIHALLDEELLPASAIGPWLDQIDARESILARNIKDKGERLRAELTARGLEAGHKARHFRERPLPKPFDKMPTLAELPEFIDKTRAYQREQERKLEEARQEVAKAARDNASESRKAGFDSSRITEESRNAQLKGPPKFEAETIVEGLAGIAAATGTPAMSAAEHAELQALGQRGRQDMLTLYRMAAHHQAAADPMATEQNAQARERVLAAMAADRDLSAMDLTGCDLSGLDLRGARMHQTLLEGALLQGTRLDGADLSQSVLVRADLRQASLTGCNLERANLSLARCENTNFAQARFERTQMEKLRLDGCCLDEARWSHLLLQGIELADCSLRRADLRYMSMAEHCRLTRCDFGEARLEKVLFVQAEFESVDFSGATVEACSWAHTPLHKGIRFRHALLKTTSFVGTTDLREADFEDATLVHCTLRELPLDGANFRRATLDTCDFSSASLKGADLRAAAAPDSLFIRADFTRASLRLANLMNANLQKACLADADLGEANLFRADVSQILITPGTITLGAHIDQMKTLPRRPEASGA from the coding sequence GTGAAAACCATCAAACCCCTGCGCCTGAGCATCCTGACGCGACCCTTCCTGCGCGCGCAAAGCCAGCGTCTCGCACTCACCGTGATCGGCATGCACACCCTCGGCGAAGGAGGCGTGCTGCTGCCGGAGACGGAGCTCTGGAAAACCGTCTCTGCCGAACTGGGAAACCAGTCCGCAATCGATCTCGGCATTCCCAAGCTGCGGCCCGAATTCCTGGTGAGCGGCCAGGCCTACACCTGCCACCAGCAGGACAAGACGCGCTGCGCGGTCGACCTGCGCGTCGGCACCTTGCGACGCCAGTTCCTCGTTTCGGGCGACCGCTACTGGCTGGATGGCCGCGCCACCGAGCCGCAGTCTTTCGACACCATGCGCCTGGACTGGCGGCACGCGTTCGGTGGCCCCGGCTTTGCCGCCAACCCCGCGGGAATCGGGTACGCACCCGAGATGATCAATGGCCTGCTGGTGCAGCGGCTTCCCAACGTCGAACGCCCGGGCGACGGCGTGGACCGCCCCGACCGCAGGCCGGCCCCGGCCTGCCCGGGCGCGATGGACGTCGATCTGCCCGAGCGCCTGAAGCTGCTGGGAACGGACTACGGCGACCAGTGGCGCGAGACGCTTTACCCCGGCTTTGCGCGCGACATGGACTGGCAGTTCTTCAACGCCGCGGCTCCGGAACAGCGCTGGAACGACGAACTGTCCATTCCCGCAGCCGCGCCCTACGAGATCTGGAACATGCACCCAGAGCATGCGGTGCTGCGCGGAAGGCTTCCGGATCTGCGCGCACGCGGCTTCGTGGCGAGAAAGTCTGCGCGGCCCCTTGCGCTGGAAGAGGTGCAGCTGCGGCTGACCACCGCCTGGTTCTTCCCGCACATGGCGCAGGTCATGCTGATCTTTCACGGCGAGACGCTCATCGCCGAGGACGATGCCGCGGATATCACGCATGTCATGCCGGCGATGGAGGCGGCAGACAGCCCGCCGCGCCCCCTCTCCCACTACGAGAAGGTCTTCGAGAATCGCTGCAACCTGGAGAAAGGCGCGATCCATGCGCTGCTCGACGAGGAACTGCTGCCGGCCTCGGCCATTGGCCCCTGGCTGGACCAGATCGACGCGCGCGAATCGATCCTGGCAAGGAACATCAAGGACAAGGGCGAGCGCCTGCGCGCCGAACTGACGGCGCGCGGACTGGAGGCCGGCCACAAGGCGCGCCACTTCCGGGAACGCCCCCTGCCGAAGCCTTTCGACAAGATGCCCACGCTGGCCGAACTGCCCGAGTTCATCGACAAGACACGCGCCTACCAGCGCGAACAGGAACGCAAGCTGGAGGAAGCCAGGCAAGAGGTCGCGAAGGCGGCCCGGGACAACGCATCCGAATCGCGCAAGGCGGGCTTCGACAGCAGCCGGATCACCGAGGAAAGCCGGAACGCGCAGCTCAAGGGCCCGCCGAAATTCGAGGCTGAGACGATCGTCGAGGGCCTGGCCGGCATCGCCGCGGCCACGGGCACCCCGGCCATGAGCGCCGCCGAGCACGCCGAGCTGCAGGCCCTCGGGCAGCGGGGCCGGCAGGACATGCTGACGCTGTACCGCATGGCGGCCCACCACCAGGCCGCTGCCGATCCGATGGCTACCGAACAGAATGCGCAGGCCCGCGAACGCGTGCTCGCCGCCATGGCCGCGGACCGCGACCTGTCCGCCATGGATCTGACAGGCTGCGACCTGTCGGGCCTCGATCTGCGGGGCGCCCGCATGCACCAGACCTTGCTCGAAGGCGCCCTCCTCCAGGGCACCCGCCTGGATGGCGCCGACTTGAGCCAATCGGTGCTGGTGCGCGCCGACCTGCGCCAGGCCTCGCTGACGGGCTGCAACCTGGAGCGTGCAAACCTCAGCCTCGCGCGCTGCGAAAACACAAACTTCGCGCAGGCCCGCTTCGAGCGCACGCAGATGGAAAAGCTGCGCCTCGACGGCTGCTGTCTCGACGAAGCGAGGTGGAGCCATCTGTTGCTGCAGGGGATCGAACTCGCGGACTGCAGCCTTCGGCGCGCCGACCTCCGCTACATGAGCATGGCCGAACACTGCCGGCTGACGCGCTGCGACTTCGGCGAGGCACGCCTGGAAAAGGTGCTGTTCGTGCAGGCCGAATTCGAGTCGGTGGATTTTTCCGGCGCCACCGTCGAAGCCTGCAGCTGGGCCCACACGCCGCTGCACAAGGGCATCCGGTTTCGGCATGCCTTGCTCAAGACCACCAGCTTCGTCGGCACCACGGATCTTCGCGAGGCCGACTTCGAGGATGCGACGCTGGTGCATTGCACCCTGCGCGAGTTGCCTCTCGATGGCGCGAACTTCAGGCGGGCTACGCTCGATACCTGCGATTTCTCTTCCGCGTCGCTCAAGGGCGCGGACCTGCGCGCGGCGGCGGCGCCCGACAGCCTCTTCATCCGCGCCGATTTCACGCGTGCCTCCCTGCGGCTCGCCAATCTCATGAATGCCAACCTTCAGAAGGCCTGCCTGGCCGATGCCGACCTGGGCGAGGCCAACCTGTTCCGTGCCGATGTCTCCCAGATCCTCATCACCCCAGGCACGATTACCCTGGGTGCCCACATCGACCAGATGAAGACACTGCCCCGGCGCCCCGAGGCGAGCGGCGCGTGA
- a CDS encoding type VI secretion system Vgr family protein, with amino-acid sequence MTRTVQVHTVLSAEQLKFRAMRGREALSQLFEFEVDMVSPSFNLDLKKLLGTSLTIEVTDGGAPRFLNGTVVRFELVGRANETGRHYVYRALVQPWLWYLTRTTDCRIFQNKSVPEVLDEVLGKYGFEFEKRLTGSYRPWEYCVQYQESDFAFVSRLMEHEGIAYHFEHANNSHLLVLADDTGGYRKLPGYATIPYRPRDRVLHAMEPCIDQWRASEQITSGRVMLDDFDFKKSRASLQSVRQDPKGHDHSTYEVYEWLGGYSEHQQGDTYAKIRLQELQCAHELAAGHTNVVGMAPGYLFEMTHCPRESDNREYLITETRYDLQEPEYSTGTGTESICQFDFTVLPSNVPYRPARKTPKPRTNGPQTATVVGPEEIWTDRFGRVKLQFRWDRYGQSDENSSCWVRVSSNWAGANYGTMHMPRVGQEVIVDFIGGEPDRPIITGRVYNNDQMPPWELPANATASGILTRSSTGGAANQANMLRFEDRSGAEQILLHAERNLDVEVEADETHTTDGTRTTLIKGHESATYKSGETRDITAGAKETITGGDTRDVTGGFSETVSGGVTQTISGGKKRTLSGGLNDTISGGVNLAITGGFHGTIDGKEIRFVSGGRNDTIDTSNTVLVNGPSNTTVTGPTVHTSPDVTFNTTNHIHNTTQHVINTSVYNTTSNTYNNLTVNYTNNSVSYTNNYSKSSDWRWFRLGGTGLNMDVSGISLGVVAVRSMAIGVQAQAIGVKLEAVGAEWKNKAMSLGDAGALIQLVGTEIKTGGLRAGIQALKILL; translated from the coding sequence ATGACGCGTACCGTCCAGGTTCACACCGTACTCAGCGCCGAGCAGCTCAAGTTCCGCGCCATGCGGGGGCGGGAAGCACTGTCGCAGTTGTTCGAGTTCGAGGTCGACATGGTCAGCCCGAGCTTCAACCTCGACCTGAAGAAACTGCTTGGTACTTCTCTCACCATCGAAGTGACCGACGGCGGCGCGCCGCGTTTCCTGAACGGTACCGTGGTGCGCTTCGAGCTGGTGGGCCGCGCCAACGAAACCGGCCGGCACTATGTGTACCGCGCCTTGGTGCAACCGTGGCTCTGGTACCTCACGCGCACGACCGATTGCCGCATTTTCCAGAACAAGAGCGTGCCCGAGGTGCTCGACGAAGTGCTGGGAAAGTACGGCTTCGAGTTCGAAAAGCGCCTGACGGGCAGCTACCGTCCCTGGGAGTACTGCGTGCAATACCAGGAGAGCGATTTCGCTTTCGTGAGCCGCCTCATGGAGCACGAAGGCATCGCCTACCATTTCGAGCACGCCAACAACTCGCATCTGCTGGTGCTGGCCGACGACACCGGCGGCTACCGCAAGCTCCCGGGCTACGCCACCATTCCGTACCGGCCGCGCGACCGCGTGCTTCATGCGATGGAGCCCTGCATCGACCAGTGGCGCGCGTCCGAGCAGATCACCTCGGGCCGCGTGATGCTCGACGATTTCGATTTCAAGAAGTCGCGCGCCTCGCTGCAAAGCGTGCGGCAAGATCCCAAGGGCCACGACCATTCGACTTATGAAGTCTATGAATGGCTGGGCGGCTACAGCGAGCACCAGCAAGGGGACACCTACGCGAAGATTCGCCTGCAGGAGCTGCAGTGCGCACATGAGCTCGCCGCGGGCCACACCAACGTGGTCGGCATGGCGCCCGGCTATCTGTTCGAGATGACGCACTGCCCGCGCGAGTCGGACAACCGCGAATACCTGATCACCGAAACCCGCTACGACCTGCAGGAGCCCGAGTACTCCACCGGCACCGGCACGGAATCGATCTGCCAGTTCGACTTCACGGTGCTGCCTTCGAACGTGCCCTACCGGCCCGCGCGCAAGACGCCCAAGCCGCGCACCAACGGCCCGCAGACCGCCACCGTCGTCGGCCCTGAGGAAATCTGGACCGACCGCTTCGGCCGCGTGAAGCTGCAGTTCCGCTGGGACCGCTACGGCCAGTCGGATGAAAACAGCTCCTGCTGGGTGCGAGTGTCGAGCAACTGGGCCGGCGCCAACTACGGCACCATGCACATGCCGCGCGTCGGCCAGGAAGTGATCGTCGATTTCATCGGCGGCGAGCCCGACCGCCCCATCATCACCGGCCGCGTCTACAACAACGACCAGATGCCGCCGTGGGAGTTGCCCGCAAACGCCACGGCCAGCGGCATCCTCACGCGATCGAGCACCGGCGGCGCGGCCAACCAGGCCAACATGCTCCGCTTCGAAGACCGCAGCGGCGCCGAGCAGATCCTGCTGCACGCCGAGCGCAACCTCGACGTCGAGGTGGAAGCCGATGAAACGCACACCACAGACGGCACGCGCACCACGCTCATCAAAGGCCATGAATCGGCCACCTACAAGAGCGGCGAAACCCGCGACATCACCGCGGGTGCGAAAGAAACCATTACCGGCGGCGACACGCGCGACGTGACCGGCGGCTTCAGCGAAACGGTCAGCGGCGGCGTCACGCAGACCATTTCGGGCGGCAAGAAGCGCACGCTCAGCGGTGGCCTGAACGACACCATCAGCGGCGGCGTCAACCTTGCGATCACCGGCGGCTTCCACGGCACCATCGATGGAAAGGAGATTCGCTTCGTGAGCGGCGGACGCAACGACACCATCGACACCTCGAACACCGTGCTGGTCAACGGCCCCTCGAACACCACGGTGACCGGTCCGACGGTGCACACCTCCCCGGACGTGACCTTCAACACGACGAACCACATCCACAACACGACGCAGCACGTCATCAACACCAGCGTCTACAACACGACGTCGAACACCTACAACAACCTGACGGTCAACTACACCAACAACTCCGTCTCCTACACCAACAACTACTCCAAGAGCAGCGACTGGAGGTGGTTCCGCCTGGGCGGCACCGGCCTGAACATGGACGTGTCGGGTATTTCGTTGGGCGTGGTGGCCGTGCGTTCGATGGCCATCGGCGTGCAGGCGCAGGCCATCGGCGTGAAGCTGGAGGCTGTGGGCGCAGAGTGGAAGAACAAGGCAATGTCGCTGGGGGATGCCGGTGCGCTCATCCAGCTCGTGGGCACGGAGATCAAGACGGGCGGCCTGCGCGCCGGCATCCAGGCGCTCAAGATCCTGCTCTGA
- a CDS encoding iron-containing alcohol dehydrogenase: MALIQYLTQIQFEFGAIKLLSSECARIGITRPLIVTDAGVRAAGVLQKAVDAIADLEVAVFDQTPSNPTEAAVRAAVELYRSARCDGLIAVGGGSAIDCAKGVAIAATHEGPLKTYATIEGGSPKITERVVPIIAVPTTSGTGSEVARGAIVIVDDHRKLGFHSWFLMPKAAICDPELTLGLPPRLTAATGMDAIAHCMETFMSAAFNPPADGIGLDGLERAWLHIERATKDGSDREARLNLMSASMQGAMAFQKGLGCVHSLSHSLGGVDPRLHHGTLNALFLPAVIHFNAGAESVQKEQRLQRMARAMHLDSAGDLAEAIRDMNARLGMPKGLAEVGVTPELFEKIIDGAMADHCHKTNPRLATRDDYRAMLEASM; this comes from the coding sequence ATGGCCCTCATTCAATACCTCACCCAGATCCAGTTCGAGTTCGGCGCCATCAAGCTGCTGTCCAGCGAATGCGCGCGCATAGGCATCACCCGCCCGCTGATCGTGACCGATGCGGGCGTGCGCGCCGCCGGCGTGCTGCAGAAGGCGGTCGACGCCATCGCCGACCTCGAGGTGGCGGTGTTCGACCAGACGCCTTCCAACCCGACGGAGGCGGCCGTTCGCGCGGCTGTCGAGCTGTACCGCAGCGCACGGTGCGACGGACTCATTGCAGTGGGCGGCGGCTCTGCCATCGACTGTGCCAAGGGCGTCGCCATTGCGGCCACGCACGAAGGCCCGCTCAAGACCTACGCCACCATCGAAGGCGGCTCACCCAAGATCACTGAGCGCGTGGTGCCGATCATTGCGGTGCCCACCACCAGCGGCACCGGCAGTGAGGTGGCACGCGGTGCCATCGTTATCGTGGACGACCACCGCAAGCTGGGCTTTCACAGCTGGTTCCTCATGCCGAAGGCGGCCATTTGCGACCCCGAGCTCACGCTCGGCCTGCCGCCGCGGCTCACGGCTGCCACCGGCATGGACGCCATTGCGCATTGCATGGAAACCTTCATGTCGGCGGCCTTCAATCCGCCGGCCGATGGCATCGGTCTCGACGGGCTGGAGCGTGCCTGGCTGCATATCGAGCGCGCCACCAAGGACGGCAGCGACCGCGAAGCGCGACTTAACCTGATGAGTGCATCGATGCAGGGCGCCATGGCTTTCCAGAAGGGCCTGGGCTGCGTGCATTCGCTGAGCCACAGCCTGGGCGGCGTCGATCCACGCCTGCACCACGGCACGCTCAACGCCCTCTTCCTGCCTGCGGTGATCCACTTCAATGCGGGTGCGGAGTCTGTGCAGAAAGAGCAGCGGCTGCAACGCATGGCCCGGGCCATGCACCTCGATTCGGCCGGCGATCTGGCCGAGGCCATCCGTGACATGAATGCGCGTCTCGGCATGCCGAAGGGCCTGGCTGAAGTAGGCGTGACGCCCGAGTTGTTCGAGAAGATCATCGACGGTGCCATGGCAGACCATTGCCACAAGACCAACCCGCGGCTGGCTACGCGCGACGACTACAGGGCGATGCTCGAAGCGTCGATGTAG